From a region of the Pectobacterium aquaticum genome:
- the purU gene encoding formyltetrahydrofolate deformylase has translation MQSQNIQRKVLRTICPDAKGLIAKITNICYKHELNIVQNNEFVDHRTGRFFMRTELEGIFNDTTLLADLDSALPEGSSRELTAAGRRRIVVLVTKEAHCLGDLLMKSAYGGLDVEISAVIGNHDTLQTLVERFDIPFHLVSHEGLTREDHDQKMIAQIDQYKPDYVVLAKYMRVLTPAFVQHYPNQVINIHHSFLPAFIGARPYHQAYERGVKIIGATAHYVNDNLDEGPIIMQDVIHVDHTYSGDDMMRAGRDVEKNVLSRALYRVLGQRVFVYGNRTIIL, from the coding sequence ATGCAATCCCAAAATATACAAAGAAAAGTATTACGAACCATTTGCCCCGACGCAAAAGGGCTCATCGCGAAAATTACGAATATTTGTTATAAGCACGAACTGAACATCGTGCAAAACAATGAGTTTGTCGATCATCGCACTGGCCGCTTTTTCATGCGGACCGAGTTGGAAGGGATTTTCAACGACACTACGCTGTTAGCCGATCTGGATAGCGCACTTCCCGAAGGGTCTTCTCGCGAATTAACCGCAGCTGGCCGTCGTCGCATCGTCGTTCTGGTGACGAAAGAAGCCCACTGTTTGGGCGATCTGTTGATGAAAAGCGCCTACGGTGGTTTGGATGTCGAAATCTCCGCCGTCATCGGCAACCACGATACCTTGCAGACGTTGGTTGAGCGGTTTGATATTCCTTTCCATCTGGTCAGCCATGAAGGTCTGACTCGCGAAGATCACGATCAAAAAATGATCGCGCAGATCGACCAATACAAACCCGATTACGTCGTGCTGGCGAAATATATGCGAGTGCTGACACCGGCGTTTGTTCAGCACTACCCAAATCAGGTGATCAACATTCACCATTCGTTCTTACCCGCTTTTATCGGTGCTCGCCCGTACCATCAGGCTTATGAGCGCGGTGTCAAAATCATTGGTGCGACGGCACACTACGTCAACGATAATCTGGATGAAGGTCCGATCATCATGCAGGACGTTATTCACGTCGACCATACTTATTCGGGCGACGACATGATGCGTGCAGGGCGAGACGTTGAGAAAAATGTCCTGAGTCGTGCGCTGTACCGCGTGCTGGGACAGCGTGTTTTTGTCTACGGTAACCGCACCATTATTCTGTAA
- the ansA gene encoding asparaginase produces MRKKSIYVAYTGGTIGMQRSANGYVPVSGHLQQQLANMPEFHREEMPSFTIHEYDPLIDSSDMTPADWQSIADDIQNHYDDYDGFVILHGTDTMAFTASALSFMLENLAKPVIVTGSQIPLAELRSDGQTNLLNALYVAANHPINEVALFFNNKLLRGNRTTKAHADGFDAFASPNYPPLLEAGIHIRRLAPTVECSNCPPLKVHHITPQPIGVITIYPGISADVISNFLRQPVKALILRSYGVGNAPQSPGLLHELREASARGIVVVNLTQCISGRVNMGGYATGNALAHAGVISGFDMTVEAALTKLHYLLSQQDLSTDDIRQLMQQNLHGELSDKD; encoded by the coding sequence ATGCGAAAGAAATCCATTTACGTCGCCTACACGGGCGGCACCATCGGTATGCAGCGATCAGCCAATGGCTATGTTCCGGTATCCGGTCATTTACAGCAGCAGTTGGCAAACATGCCGGAATTCCACCGTGAAGAGATGCCGTCGTTCACGATTCATGAATATGACCCGCTGATCGATTCGTCTGATATGACGCCAGCGGATTGGCAATCCATCGCGGACGATATTCAAAACCACTATGATGATTACGACGGTTTCGTGATTCTGCATGGTACTGACACGATGGCGTTCACCGCCTCTGCGCTCTCGTTTATGCTGGAAAATCTTGCCAAACCGGTTATCGTGACAGGGTCACAAATTCCGTTAGCGGAATTGCGCTCGGACGGCCAGACCAACCTGCTGAACGCACTGTACGTTGCGGCTAATCATCCGATTAATGAAGTCGCCCTCTTCTTCAATAACAAACTGCTGCGCGGCAACCGCACCACCAAAGCTCACGCGGACGGCTTTGATGCCTTCGCTTCCCCCAACTATCCGCCGCTGCTGGAAGCCGGTATCCATATTCGTCGGCTGGCGCCCACCGTGGAATGTAGCAACTGTCCGCCGTTGAAAGTGCATCACATTACGCCGCAGCCTATCGGGGTGATTACGATTTACCCCGGCATTTCTGCCGATGTCATCAGCAATTTCCTCCGTCAGCCAGTAAAAGCGCTTATCCTGCGCTCCTATGGCGTTGGCAACGCACCGCAAAGCCCCGGGCTGCTGCATGAATTACGTGAAGCCTCTGCTCGCGGCATTGTGGTCGTTAACCTGACGCAGTGTATTTCTGGGCGCGTTAACATGGGCGGCTATGCGACAGGCAATGCGCTGGCGCATGCAGGCGTTATCAGTGGCTTTGACATGACGGTCGAAGCCGCATTGACCAAGTTGCATTACTTACTGAGCCAGCAAGATCTAAGCACCGATGACATTCGCCAGTTGATGCAGCAAAACCTGCACGGGGAATTGAGCGATAAAGACTGA
- the sppA gene encoding signal peptide peptidase SppA produces the protein MRTLWRIFSGFFKWTWRLLNFIREFILNIFLIALILVGVGIYSQVKTTPEAATKGALLVDLTGVVVDQPTVNNKLRQLGREFFGASNNRRQENSLFDIVDSIRQAKSDDNITGMVLDLSDFTGADQPSLQYIGKALREFRDSGKPIYAVGDSYNQSQYYLASFANTVSLTPQGSVDLHGFATNNLYFKSMLDKLKVTTNIFRVGTYKSAVEPYLRDDMSPAARDADGRWINALWQQYLNTVSANRQITPQQLFPGATNILAGLQAVQGDTARYALDNKLVDEVASRSVTEQSLVKAFGWNSQKNNFNFISIYDYTIKPPVQNNNQIAVVFANGAIIDGPETPGMVGGDTTAAQIRAARLDPKVKALVLRVNSPGGSVTASELIRSELMALRLAGKPIVVSMGGMAASGGYWIATPANAIISSASTLTGSIGIFGVITTFEESLESLGVHTDGVATSPLADLSITKSLPPEFSQMMQLSIERGYKNFIDIVAQARKKTPEQIDQIAQGHVWIGSDAKENGLVDQIGDFDDAVKKAAELAKLGQYQLNWYAEQPGLLDTMLNQVNASVYALLPVAVQSMLPAPVAQLAEVVRSQPSIMNNLNDPQNRYAFCLTCGEVR, from the coding sequence ATGCGCACATTGTGGCGAATTTTTAGCGGATTTTTTAAGTGGACATGGCGTCTGCTTAATTTTATCAGAGAATTTATTCTCAATATTTTCCTTATTGCTCTGATTTTAGTGGGTGTTGGGATCTACTCACAGGTAAAAACGACGCCGGAAGCGGCCACTAAGGGTGCGCTGCTGGTCGATCTGACGGGCGTGGTCGTTGATCAACCCACCGTTAACAACAAACTGCGTCAATTAGGACGCGAATTCTTCGGCGCATCGAACAATCGTCGCCAGGAGAACTCACTGTTCGATATCGTCGACAGTATTCGTCAGGCAAAGAGTGACGACAACATCACGGGAATGGTGCTGGATCTCAGCGACTTTACCGGTGCCGACCAACCGTCTCTGCAATACATCGGTAAAGCGCTGCGCGAATTCCGCGATAGCGGCAAGCCTATTTATGCGGTCGGCGACAGCTACAACCAGTCTCAATACTATTTGGCCAGTTTTGCCAATACGGTGTCATTGACGCCACAAGGCAGTGTTGATCTGCACGGTTTCGCGACCAACAATCTCTATTTCAAGTCCATGTTGGACAAGCTGAAAGTGACCACCAATATCTTCCGCGTGGGAACCTATAAATCAGCCGTTGAGCCGTATCTGCGTGACGATATGTCACCTGCTGCGCGTGATGCCGATGGCCGTTGGATCAATGCTCTGTGGCAGCAGTATTTAAATACCGTTTCCGCTAACCGCCAGATTACGCCTCAGCAGCTCTTCCCAGGTGCAACCAACATCCTTGCAGGCTTGCAGGCCGTTCAGGGCGACACCGCACGCTATGCGCTGGATAACAAGCTGGTCGATGAAGTGGCATCACGTTCCGTGACCGAGCAATCGCTGGTTAAAGCATTCGGCTGGAATAGCCAGAAGAACAACTTTAATTTCATCAGCATTTACGACTACACCATCAAACCGCCGGTGCAAAATAACAACCAGATTGCGGTTGTATTTGCCAATGGCGCCATCATTGATGGCCCGGAAACGCCAGGAATGGTCGGCGGTGATACCACGGCGGCACAAATCCGCGCCGCGCGCCTCGATCCCAAAGTCAAAGCACTGGTACTGCGCGTCAATAGCCCGGGCGGTAGCGTCACCGCGTCGGAGCTGATCCGCTCAGAGCTGATGGCGCTCCGTTTGGCAGGTAAACCAATCGTGGTCTCCATGGGCGGTATGGCAGCATCGGGCGGCTACTGGATCGCTACGCCAGCGAACGCAATCATCTCCAGCGCCAGTACGCTGACCGGTTCTATCGGTATTTTTGGCGTGATTACCACGTTCGAAGAGTCGCTGGAAAGCCTTGGCGTCCACACGGATGGCGTTGCCACTTCTCCGCTGGCCGATCTGTCAATCACGAAATCGCTGCCGCCTGAATTCTCGCAGATGATGCAGTTAAGTATCGAACGCGGTTATAAGAACTTCATTGATATCGTAGCGCAGGCGCGTAAGAAAACGCCTGAGCAAATCGATCAGATCGCGCAAGGTCACGTCTGGATCGGTAGCGACGCGAAAGAAAATGGTTTGGTCGATCAGATCGGCGATTTTGATGATGCCGTGAAGAAAGCGGCTGAGTTGGCAAAACTGGGGCAATATCAGTTGAACTGGTATGCCGAACAGCCAGGTCTGCTCGACACGATGCTGAATCAGGTGAACGCTTCCGTTTATGCCCTGCTGCCCGTTGCCGTCCAGTCTATGCTGCCAGCACCGGTCGCGCAGTTGGCGGAAGTGGTCCGGTCACAGCCGTCCATCATGAATAACCTGAACGACCCGCAGAACCGATACGCATTTTGCCTCACCTGCGGAGAAGTCCGGTAG
- the xthA gene encoding exodeoxyribonuclease III, producing MKVVSFNINGLRARPHQLAAIIEQHQPDVIGLQETKVHDDMFPLEDVGQYGYHVYYHGQKGHYGVALLCKEQPIAVRRGFPTDEDDAQRRIIMADFATEHGTLTVVNGYFPQGESRDHPVKFPAKTRFYQDLQTYLEQHHSATQPLIVMGDVNISPTDLDIGIGEENRKRWLRTGKCSFLPEEREWMARLQGWGLIDTFRAANPDSNDRFSWFDYRSAGFDDNRGLRIDLILASTFLAERCIATGIDYDIRGMEKPSDHAPIWAQFSL from the coding sequence ATGAAAGTTGTATCTTTTAATATCAATGGCCTGCGGGCGCGCCCTCATCAGTTGGCCGCCATTATCGAACAACACCAGCCGGATGTGATCGGGTTGCAGGAAACGAAAGTCCACGATGACATGTTTCCGTTAGAGGATGTCGGCCAGTACGGCTACCACGTTTATTACCACGGACAAAAAGGTCACTACGGCGTCGCACTGCTGTGTAAAGAGCAGCCCATTGCGGTTCGTCGCGGTTTCCCAACGGATGAAGACGATGCACAGCGCCGGATCATCATGGCAGATTTTGCCACCGAGCACGGCACACTCACCGTCGTTAACGGCTATTTTCCGCAGGGAGAAAGCCGCGACCATCCGGTGAAATTCCCCGCCAAGACGCGCTTCTATCAGGATCTGCAAACCTATCTGGAACAGCACCATAGCGCGACACAACCGCTGATTGTGATGGGTGATGTCAATATCAGCCCTACCGATCTGGATATCGGCATCGGCGAAGAGAACCGTAAGCGCTGGTTGCGTACTGGTAAATGTTCTTTCCTGCCGGAAGAGCGTGAGTGGATGGCGCGTTTGCAAGGCTGGGGGCTTATCGACACCTTCCGAGCCGCGAATCCAGACAGCAACGATCGTTTTTCGTGGTTTGACTACCGTTCCGCCGGGTTCGATGACAACCGTGGTCTGCGTATTGACCTGATTCTTGCCAGCACCTTTCTGGCCGAGCGCTGCATCGCCACCGGTATTGATTACGATATTCGAGGGATGGAAAAACCGTCCGACCATGCACCGATCTGGGCACAGTTTTCGTTATAA
- a CDS encoding NAD(P)H nitroreductase has product MDALELLLNRRSASRLTAPAPTGDALNNIIHAGMRAPDHGAMQPWRFFMIENDGLDRFSSLLTRAAQQEGLDEAGIEKARQAPYRAPLIITVVAHCEENPKVPLWEQIVSAGCAVQAMQMAALAQGFNGIWRSGAWTHNTLVREAFNCREQDEIVGFLYLGTPVLKASTTVTPLDTDAFVHYF; this is encoded by the coding sequence ATGGATGCTCTTGAATTGCTATTGAATCGTCGTTCGGCCTCGCGCCTGACCGCACCCGCACCGACGGGTGACGCATTGAATAACATTATCCACGCCGGTATGCGTGCGCCGGATCATGGTGCCATGCAGCCGTGGCGCTTTTTTATGATCGAAAATGACGGCTTGGATCGTTTTAGTTCGCTACTGACCCGTGCAGCGCAGCAGGAAGGGTTGGACGAAGCCGGTATCGAGAAAGCGCGTCAGGCACCTTATCGCGCACCGCTGATTATCACCGTTGTTGCGCATTGCGAAGAGAACCCGAAAGTCCCGCTTTGGGAGCAAATTGTCTCCGCAGGCTGTGCGGTTCAGGCCATGCAGATGGCGGCATTGGCGCAGGGCTTTAATGGTATCTGGCGTAGCGGCGCCTGGACGCATAATACGCTGGTGCGTGAAGCGTTCAACTGCCGTGAGCAGGATGAAATTGTCGGTTTCCTCTATCTGGGAACACCCGTGCTCAAAGCATCGACCACGGTCACGCCGCTTGATACCGATGCGTTTGTTCACTACTTCTGA
- a CDS encoding DNA topoisomerase III, with product MRLFIAEKPSLARAIADVLPKPHRRGDGFIACGQNDVVTWCVGHLLEQAQPDVYDARYARWSLADLPIIPQKWLLQPRPSVSKQLNAIKKLLNDATEVIHAGDPDREGQLLVDEVLEYLSLPEEKRQQVRRCLVNDLNPQAVERAVSRLRENREFIPLCVSALARSRADWLYGINMTRAYTLLGRNAGYDGVLSVGRVQTPVLGLVVRRDEEIENFVSKDYFEVKAHIVTPADERFVAMWQPSESCEPYQDEEGRLLHRSLAEHVVRRIEGQPAIVTSYNDKRESETAPLPYSLSTLQIEAAKRFGLSAQQVLDVCQKLYETHKLITYPRSDCRYLPEEHFAGRHAVLNAISVHQPDLLPQPVMDVDRRNRCWDDGKVDAHHAIIPTARSASASLTENERKVYGLVARQYIMQFCPDAVFRKCVIELDIAGGKFIAKARFLAEAGWRTLLGGKERDEENEGMPLPVVAKGDELLCERGEVVERQTQPPRPFTDATLLSAMTGIARFVQDKELKKILRATDGLGTEATRAGIIELLFKRTFLFKKARYIHASEAGRALIHSLPASAAHPDMTAHWEATLTQISEKKCRYQDFMQPLTNSLQELIQQAKQNGAVRAFKGLSAPPSGASKRRKPQAKKAKEQEQ from the coding sequence ATGCGACTTTTTATTGCCGAAAAGCCCAGCCTTGCGCGGGCGATTGCAGACGTGTTACCCAAACCGCATCGACGCGGCGATGGCTTTATTGCCTGCGGCCAGAATGATGTTGTGACGTGGTGCGTGGGGCACCTGCTGGAGCAGGCGCAGCCGGATGTTTATGATGCGCGCTATGCCCGCTGGTCGCTTGCCGATCTCCCTATCATTCCCCAGAAATGGCTGCTGCAGCCGCGGCCCTCGGTCAGTAAGCAGCTCAATGCCATAAAAAAACTCCTGAATGATGCCACCGAAGTGATTCACGCGGGAGACCCCGATCGTGAAGGACAACTGCTGGTGGATGAGGTGCTGGAATACCTTTCTCTGCCGGAAGAAAAACGCCAGCAGGTACGCCGTTGTTTGGTTAACGATCTCAACCCACAGGCGGTAGAACGTGCCGTTTCTCGTCTTCGTGAGAACCGAGAGTTCATCCCTTTGTGTGTGTCGGCGCTGGCGCGTTCCCGCGCAGATTGGCTCTACGGCATAAACATGACCCGTGCTTATACGCTGTTAGGGCGCAATGCGGGCTATGACGGCGTGCTGTCGGTTGGCCGCGTGCAGACACCGGTGCTGGGGTTGGTGGTGCGACGAGATGAAGAGATAGAAAACTTCGTTTCCAAAGATTACTTTGAAGTGAAAGCCCATATCGTGACGCCTGCCGATGAGCGTTTTGTCGCGATGTGGCAGCCCAGCGAATCCTGCGAACCTTATCAGGATGAAGAAGGGCGATTGTTGCATCGCTCGCTGGCGGAACATGTCGTCAGGCGTATCGAAGGCCAGCCCGCGATTGTCACCAGCTATAATGATAAACGGGAATCAGAAACTGCGCCGTTGCCTTATTCGTTGTCGACGTTACAGATCGAAGCCGCAAAGCGTTTCGGGCTGAGTGCGCAGCAGGTGCTGGACGTGTGCCAGAAGCTCTATGAAACCCATAAGCTGATTACGTACCCGCGTTCTGACTGTCGCTATCTGCCAGAAGAACATTTTGCTGGGCGTCATGCCGTCTTGAATGCGATATCCGTACACCAGCCCGATCTGTTGCCACAGCCGGTGATGGATGTGGATCGACGTAACCGCTGCTGGGACGATGGTAAGGTTGATGCTCACCACGCGATTATTCCCACCGCCCGCAGCGCAAGTGCCTCGCTGACGGAGAATGAGCGCAAGGTGTATGGTTTAGTCGCGCGGCAGTACATCATGCAGTTCTGCCCAGACGCCGTGTTTCGCAAGTGCGTCATTGAACTGGATATCGCGGGCGGTAAGTTTATTGCTAAAGCGCGATTTCTGGCCGAAGCCGGTTGGCGCACGTTGTTGGGTGGCAAAGAGCGGGACGAAGAAAACGAAGGTATGCCGTTGCCCGTGGTAGCAAAAGGTGATGAGTTACTGTGTGAACGCGGTGAGGTGGTTGAGCGTCAAACACAGCCGCCGCGACCGTTTACCGATGCCACGCTGTTGTCAGCAATGACGGGTATCGCGCGTTTTGTGCAGGACAAAGAACTGAAAAAAATCCTGCGGGCGACCGATGGGTTAGGAACTGAGGCGACGCGCGCGGGTATTATCGAGTTATTATTTAAACGGACATTTCTGTTTAAGAAAGCCCGCTATATTCACGCGAGTGAAGCGGGGCGGGCGTTGATTCACTCATTGCCTGCGAGCGCTGCGCATCCTGACATGACCGCACATTGGGAAGCCACGTTGACGCAAATTAGCGAGAAAAAATGTCGCTATCAGGATTTTATGCAACCACTGACGAATTCCTTGCAGGAGTTGATTCAGCAGGCGAAACAAAACGGTGCGGTGAGGGCGTTTAAAGGGCTTTCTGCACCGCCGTCGGGTGCATCAAAACGGCGCAAGCCTCAGGCTAAAAAAGCGAAGGAGCAGGAGCAATGA
- a CDS encoding trimeric intracellular cation channel family protein: protein MLTYIYLIAITAEGMSGALAAGRRNMDIFGVGMIAFITALGGGTVRDILLGNYPIGWTQHPGYIYLTIGAGLFTIIIARVMHHLHRLFLVLDAMGLIAFTVIGCNVALQLNYSTTVVVMAGIVTGIFGGILRDIFCNRTPMVLKKELYASVSLLVALLYLGLKSLNVNHDINLLASFSIGLAVRLAAIRWSWQLPVFSYVPGRWKGKA, encoded by the coding sequence GTGCTGACTTACATCTATCTGATCGCGATTACGGCTGAAGGGATGTCTGGGGCGCTGGCTGCCGGACGTCGTAATATGGATATTTTTGGCGTAGGCATGATTGCCTTTATCACCGCGCTTGGCGGTGGCACCGTTCGCGATATTCTTCTTGGTAATTATCCCATCGGCTGGACGCAGCATCCTGGCTATATTTATCTCACCATTGGCGCAGGCCTTTTCACGATTATCATTGCGCGCGTTATGCACCACTTGCATCGTTTATTTCTGGTACTGGATGCGATGGGGCTGATTGCCTTTACGGTTATTGGCTGCAACGTCGCACTGCAACTGAATTATTCAACGACGGTGGTGGTGATGGCGGGTATCGTAACCGGGATTTTCGGTGGGATATTGCGTGATATTTTCTGTAACCGTACGCCCATGGTGCTGAAAAAAGAGCTGTACGCCAGCGTCTCGCTTTTAGTCGCACTTCTCTATCTTGGGTTAAAGTCGCTTAACGTTAATCACGATATTAATCTGCTAGCGTCATTCAGCATTGGTTTGGCCGTGCGTCTGGCGGCAATCCGCTGGTCGTGGCAGCTCCCTGTGTTCTCTTATGTTCCTGGGCGCTGGAAAGGGAAGGCATAA